A genomic window from Punica granatum isolate Tunisia-2019 chromosome 2, ASM765513v2, whole genome shotgun sequence includes:
- the LOC116193664 gene encoding uncharacterized protein LOC116193664, whose amino-acid sequence MNKKKVFNLAKGFRGRAKNCIRIARERVEKALQYSYRDRRNKKRDMRSLWIQRINAGTRLHSVNYGNFMHGLMKENIQLNWKVLSELSMHEPLCFKALVDISRNAFPGKKNVVHPPKKVSIPVSVWYVGRFVSLVSLFELDV is encoded by the exons atgaaTAAGAAAAAGGTGTTCAACCTGGCTAAGGGTTTCCGAGGCAGGGCGAAGAACTGCATTAGAATCGCGAGGGAGAGGGTCGAGAAAGCGCTGCAGTACTCCTACAGAGACCGCCGCAACAAGAAGCGTGATATGCGGTCTCTCTGGATCCAGCGCATCAACGCCGGCACTCGCCTCCACTCA GTCAATTACGGTAACTTCATGCACGGGTTGATGAAGGAGAACATCCAGCTGAACTGGAAAGTTCTGTCAGAATTGTCCATGCATGAGCCACTTTGCTTCAAGGCCCTTGTGGACATCTCTCGTAATGCCTTCCCTGGGAAGAAGAATGTGGTTCATCCTCCCAAGAAGGTAAGCATTCCAGTCAGTGTCTGGTATGTTGGTCGCTTTGTGTCtcttgtttctctttttgaGCTCGATGTTTGA